Proteins encoded within one genomic window of Methanoregula sp. UBA64:
- the kdpA gene encoding potassium-transporting ATPase subunit KdpA: MTTTGSIGSLIRKQAKPAVMIFFLLTVLVGILYPLVVTGIAQVAFPSQANGNLLVHNGQVAGAKDVGQPFSSPQYFWGRLSATSPVPYNAGASGGSNLGPNNPALVDQVKARVAALHTADPTNKNEIPVDLVTASGSGLDPDISVAAAYYQVPRIARERNLSESEISALVAANAEPREFWIFGEPRVNVLSLNLALDDLSKGKISVPPVSADFPANGHDLVFGMRFADWIQVLLFIGLVALLCIPLGAWLAKVYTGKPNIFSPVFDRIEQKILGWSGVDPAEEMDWKQFAAAVMVFAIPCIAVVFILELVQQYLPLNPAGLSAVPWDLSLNTAVSFATNTNWQAYVPEVTMSYLTQMAGLAVENFLSAAVGMAVLVALIYAFTRKSGTTIGNFWSLLVKSTLVLIPICLLLSLVFVSQGVPQTFSGPVTVPLLDPVKDSTGALVTTQTIPLGPVASQVAIKHLGTNGGGFYNANSAHPLENPTPFTNFVETFAIIIIPAGLCMMFGGMIGSRRKGVALLLAMSLIFLPLLGLAIWSEQGGNPAFAPLGIDQSPSALQSGGNMEGKEVRFGIVPSALFAVVTTVTSCGAVDAMHDSFMPLAGGVLLFDMQLGEVVFGGVGSGLYGMLVFAIIAMFIAGLMVGRTPELYGKKIEEREMKIATVIILIPIILILTFTSLAVLTAAGQAGVYNPGPHGFSEILYAFTSAAQNNGSAFAGLSANSLFYNLATAFCMFVGRYATIVLTLALAGSLVAKKIVPAGEGTLRDHRPLFIVWLVFVIIVVGALSFLPALSLGPVAEYLGMIGGVLHV; the protein is encoded by the coding sequence ATGACTACCACCGGATCCATAGGATCCCTGATCAGGAAACAGGCAAAGCCTGCGGTAATGATTTTTTTCCTGCTCACCGTTCTCGTGGGCATTCTTTACCCGCTCGTTGTCACCGGTATCGCCCAGGTTGCATTCCCGTCCCAGGCAAACGGCAATCTCCTCGTACATAACGGGCAGGTCGCCGGCGCAAAAGATGTCGGCCAGCCGTTCTCGTCCCCGCAGTATTTCTGGGGCCGGCTGTCTGCGACATCTCCTGTGCCCTATAATGCAGGAGCCTCGGGCGGCTCAAACCTCGGGCCCAACAACCCGGCGCTCGTGGATCAGGTAAAAGCCCGGGTCGCTGCCCTCCATACAGCAGATCCCACCAATAAAAACGAGATCCCGGTCGATCTCGTCACCGCCTCAGGGAGCGGTCTTGACCCGGACATCTCGGTTGCTGCCGCATATTACCAGGTGCCCCGCATAGCCCGGGAACGTAATCTCTCCGAATCCGAAATTTCTGCGCTCGTTGCCGCAAACGCCGAGCCCCGGGAGTTTTGGATCTTCGGCGAACCCCGGGTCAATGTCCTTTCCCTGAACCTTGCACTCGATGATCTCAGTAAAGGAAAAATTTCCGTACCTCCGGTGAGCGCCGATTTTCCTGCAAACGGTCACGACCTGGTCTTTGGCATGAGGTTTGCGGACTGGATCCAGGTGCTCCTCTTCATCGGCCTTGTGGCCCTTCTCTGCATACCGCTCGGCGCATGGCTCGCAAAAGTCTATACCGGGAAACCCAACATCTTCTCACCGGTCTTTGACCGGATCGAACAGAAGATCCTCGGCTGGAGCGGCGTTGACCCCGCAGAAGAGATGGACTGGAAACAGTTTGCCGCTGCGGTCATGGTCTTTGCAATTCCCTGTATCGCGGTCGTCTTTATTCTCGAACTTGTCCAGCAATATCTCCCCTTAAACCCGGCCGGCCTTTCGGCCGTCCCCTGGGACCTCTCGCTCAATACCGCGGTGAGCTTTGCAACAAACACCAACTGGCAGGCCTATGTGCCCGAGGTAACGATGAGTTACCTCACCCAGATGGCCGGGCTTGCCGTTGAGAATTTCCTCTCGGCTGCCGTGGGTATGGCAGTCCTTGTCGCGCTCATCTATGCATTCACGAGGAAATCCGGCACAACGATCGGGAACTTCTGGTCGCTTCTCGTGAAAAGCACGCTCGTCCTCATCCCGATCTGCCTTCTCCTCTCGCTCGTATTCGTCTCGCAGGGAGTGCCCCAGACGTTCTCTGGTCCTGTCACCGTGCCGCTCCTTGACCCGGTAAAGGACAGCACTGGAGCGCTTGTTACCACCCAGACGATCCCGCTCGGGCCCGTTGCCTCGCAGGTCGCTATCAAGCACCTTGGGACAAACGGCGGCGGGTTCTATAATGCAAACTCGGCGCATCCCCTGGAAAATCCCACACCGTTTACCAATTTTGTCGAGACATTTGCAATCATCATCATCCCGGCGGGCCTTTGCATGATGTTTGGCGGCATGATCGGGTCGCGCCGGAAAGGGGTCGCCCTCCTCCTTGCAATGAGCCTGATTTTCCTGCCGCTCCTTGGCCTTGCCATCTGGTCCGAGCAGGGCGGCAACCCGGCATTTGCGCCACTCGGGATCGACCAGTCGCCCTCTGCCCTCCAGTCCGGCGGGAACATGGAAGGAAAGGAGGTCCGGTTCGGGATCGTGCCCTCCGCACTCTTTGCGGTGGTGACAACGGTCACCTCGTGCGGTGCGGTCGATGCCATGCACGACTCCTTCATGCCGCTTGCCGGCGGCGTGCTGCTCTTTGACATGCAGCTTGGCGAAGTGGTCTTTGGCGGCGTGGGCTCGGGACTCTACGGGATGCTTGTCTTTGCCATCATCGCCATGTTCATTGCCGGGCTCATGGTAGGGAGGACGCCCGAACTCTATGGCAAGAAGATCGAAGAGCGCGAGATGAAGATCGCAACGGTCATCATTCTCATCCCGATCATCCTCATCCTTACCTTTACCTCGCTTGCCGTGCTGACCGCCGCCGGCCAGGCCGGGGTCTATAACCCCGGGCCCCACGGGTTCTCCGAGATCCTGTACGCATTCACATCAGCGGCCCAGAACAATGGCAGCGCCTTTGCCGGCCTCTCGGCAAACAGCCTTTTCTATAACCTTGCAACCGCGTTCTGCATGTTCGTGGGCCGGTACGCAACGATCGTCCTGACCCTCGCGCTTGCCGGATCGCTTGTGGCAAAGAAGATCGTGCCGGCAGGCGAAGGAACGCTCCGCGACCACCGCCCGCTCTTTATTGTCTGGCTCGTGTTTGTCATCATCGTGGTCGGGGCGCTCAGTTTCCTCCCGGCGCTCTCCCTTGGGCCCGTTGCAGAATATCTCGGGATGATTGGGGGTGTCCTCCATGTCTGA
- the mgtA gene encoding magnesium-translocating P-type ATPase, with protein MGDRIPGYFHNLTRSARSQNPDPARQAGPQEISARLTRLSRMPVADVLTELATGAGGIGEEEAAARLERYGKNEIATEKPPRWYVQLLSAFLNPFNGVLLVLAIVSLFTDVILSAPEEQNWQSVAVISVMVLISVFIRFWQEYRSGREAEGLRAMVRTTGTVYRADAGRKEVPISELVPGDILHISAGDMVPGDVRLLSAKDLFLAQSALTGESMPVEKTADLPAADAPGQKSALDLSNICFMGTSVLSGTAQAVVVSTGSATYFGSFAKKLVGKHAETSFEKGINKVSWLLIRFIAVMVPVIFFLNGFTKGDWLQAFLFGLAVAVGLIPEMLPMIVTTNLAKGAAGMAKSKTVVKRLNAIQNLGAMDVLCTDKTGTLTQDRIILVRHLGIDGKENPRVLKYAYLNSYYQTGLKNLLDVAVLEHEDVPGFNHVEQRYHKIDEIPFDFQRRRMSVVLDHDDGRHLMITKGAVEEILSVSSFVEQNGVIVPMTGAHRDEVTKTVAGLNDEGLRVLAVAIRALPTTEAGYSVADEKDLVLAGYIGFLDPPKETAGPAIAALKKHGITVKILTGDNALVTRRVCEHVGIDPEPVIDGYELDALSDKELVPIVERTSIFTKMSPLQKSRVIKVLQQQGHTVGFLGDGINDAAALRDADVGISVDTATDIAKESADIILLEKSLMVLEEGVLKGRETFANIMKYIKMAASSNFGNMFSVVVASAFLPFLPMLAIQLLVQNLLYDISQLSIPWDRVDEEYLRVPRMWQASDLGRFMVCIGPISSIFDIATFAILWFIIGANTVGAQALFQSGWFVEGLLTQTLIVHMIRTRHVPFVQSRASWPVLALTATVMAVGIAIPFTALGSALGFVPLPAIYFPFLIATLVSYCVLTQIVKTWYIRRYGTWL; from the coding sequence ATGGGTGACCGTATACCCGGTTATTTCCATAACCTTACCCGGAGCGCACGCTCACAAAATCCCGACCCGGCCCGCCAGGCGGGGCCCCAGGAGATCTCGGCACGACTTACCCGGCTATCCCGGATGCCGGTTGCGGATGTGCTCACGGAACTTGCCACCGGCGCCGGGGGAATAGGCGAAGAAGAAGCCGCAGCCCGGCTCGAACGGTACGGGAAGAACGAGATCGCGACCGAGAAGCCGCCGCGCTGGTACGTCCAGCTCCTGTCCGCGTTTCTCAACCCGTTTAACGGCGTACTTCTGGTCTTGGCAATAGTCTCGCTCTTTACCGATGTGATCTTAAGCGCCCCCGAAGAGCAGAACTGGCAGTCCGTTGCCGTCATCTCGGTGATGGTCTTAATCAGCGTCTTCATCCGGTTCTGGCAGGAGTACCGCTCGGGCCGGGAGGCTGAGGGGCTCCGGGCCATGGTCCGGACCACCGGCACGGTATACCGGGCAGATGCCGGAAGAAAAGAAGTCCCGATATCAGAGCTCGTGCCCGGCGATATCCTCCATATCTCCGCGGGGGACATGGTCCCGGGAGACGTCCGGCTCCTCTCGGCAAAAGATCTTTTCCTTGCCCAGTCCGCGCTCACCGGTGAATCGATGCCGGTGGAAAAGACCGCCGATCTCCCGGCCGCGGACGCGCCGGGACAAAAGAGCGCGCTCGACCTCTCAAACATCTGTTTCATGGGGACAAGCGTCCTCTCGGGGACCGCACAGGCCGTTGTCGTCTCGACCGGTAGTGCCACGTATTTTGGATCGTTTGCCAAAAAGCTCGTGGGCAAGCACGCTGAGACGAGTTTTGAAAAAGGCATCAACAAGGTCAGCTGGCTCCTCATCCGGTTCATCGCCGTGATGGTCCCGGTGATCTTCTTCCTCAACGGCTTTACCAAAGGCGACTGGCTCCAGGCCTTCCTCTTCGGCCTTGCAGTAGCGGTCGGCCTTATCCCCGAGATGCTCCCGATGATCGTTACCACCAACCTTGCAAAAGGTGCGGCGGGGATGGCAAAGTCAAAGACGGTGGTAAAACGGCTCAACGCCATCCAGAACCTCGGGGCAATGGACGTGCTCTGCACGGACAAGACCGGGACCTTGACCCAGGACCGGATCATCCTTGTCCGGCACCTCGGGATCGATGGGAAGGAGAACCCCCGGGTCCTCAAATACGCGTACCTCAACAGCTACTACCAGACGGGCCTCAAGAACCTCCTCGACGTCGCGGTGCTGGAGCACGAGGATGTCCCGGGCTTTAACCACGTGGAGCAACGCTACCATAAGATCGACGAGATCCCGTTTGATTTCCAGCGGCGCCGGATGTCGGTTGTCCTTGACCACGATGACGGCCGGCACCTGATGATCACCAAGGGCGCAGTCGAAGAGATCCTTTCTGTCTCTTCTTTTGTCGAACAAAACGGCGTAATAGTCCCCATGACCGGCGCCCACCGGGACGAGGTCACAAAGACTGTTGCCGGCCTGAACGATGAGGGGCTCCGCGTGCTTGCCGTTGCCATCCGGGCGCTGCCCACCACGGAGGCCGGCTATTCCGTTGCCGATGAAAAGGATCTCGTCCTTGCCGGCTACATCGGCTTTTTGGACCCGCCAAAAGAGACGGCCGGCCCGGCAATTGCCGCTCTCAAAAAACACGGCATCACGGTAAAGATCCTGACCGGGGACAATGCTCTTGTCACCCGCCGGGTCTGCGAGCACGTGGGCATCGACCCCGAGCCGGTGATCGATGGCTACGAGCTCGATGCGTTAAGCGACAAAGAACTTGTCCCGATCGTGGAGCGGACCTCGATCTTCACCAAGATGTCCCCGCTCCAGAAGTCCCGGGTGATAAAAGTCCTCCAGCAGCAGGGCCACACCGTGGGATTTTTGGGCGACGGGATCAACGATGCCGCAGCGCTCCGCGATGCCGATGTCGGGATCTCGGTGGACACGGCGACCGATATTGCAAAAGAGTCGGCCGATATCATCCTTTTGGAAAAATCGCTCATGGTGCTCGAAGAGGGCGTGCTTAAGGGCCGCGAGACATTCGCGAACATCATGAAGTACATCAAGATGGCGGCAAGCTCCAACTTCGGGAACATGTTCAGCGTTGTGGTGGCAAGCGCTTTTCTGCCCTTCCTCCCCATGCTTGCGATCCAGCTCCTGGTCCAGAACCTCCTCTACGACATCTCCCAGCTCTCTATTCCCTGGGACCGGGTAGACGAGGAGTACCTCCGGGTGCCCCGAATGTGGCAGGCATCCGACCTTGGCCGGTTCATGGTCTGTATCGGGCCTATCAGCTCCATCTTCGATATCGCTACGTTTGCGATCCTCTGGTTTATCATCGGTGCAAACACGGTCGGGGCCCAGGCGCTCTTCCAGTCCGGCTGGTTTGTCGAAGGGCTCCTCACCCAGACGCTCATCGTCCACATGATCCGGACCCGGCACGTGCCGTTTGTCCAGAGCCGGGCCTCGTGGCCGGTCCTTGCCCTGACCGCGACCGTCATGGCCGTCGGGATCGCGATCCCCTTTACGGCCCTCGGGAGCGCCCTTGGCTTTGTGCCGCTGCCGGCCATCTACTTCCCGTTCCTGATTGCAACGCTCGTGAGCTACTGCGTCCTGACACAGATCGTAAAAACATGGTACATCCGGCGCTACGGGACCTGGCTGTAA
- a CDS encoding DUF4349 domain-containing protein — MKYWMPLLLIACIAALLVAGCTSTQNSSAPSSPSSVHLESARDASWGGSKFVYTSGQAVAPVPSYGSVPPAGTDTKIIRTADVTIEISNVTRAADTLAGIAAGSGGYVSSASISTGYNDRLTGSVTLRIPANRFEDALSGIKGIGKVTYLSVQSQDVTSEYVDTAAKIAAYKNQIAQYNAILKNATEVKDVLAVQQQIDMVQTELDRATGQMKYLTSRIDDATISVSLQEPEPVGGRSGHDFITAINDGIAGFFGVIDGLIVLVITIIPILVIGGAAYAGYRYYRKRHPAAAQQKELVKKE, encoded by the coding sequence ATGAAATACTGGATGCCCCTTCTTCTCATCGCGTGCATCGCGGCCCTCCTTGTGGCCGGGTGCACCTCAACCCAGAACTCGTCTGCGCCCTCTTCTCCATCGTCCGTCCATCTCGAATCCGCCAGGGATGCCAGCTGGGGAGGCAGCAAATTCGTGTACACCTCCGGGCAGGCAGTCGCCCCGGTCCCCTCCTATGGCAGCGTCCCGCCCGCGGGAACCGATACCAAGATCATCCGGACCGCGGATGTCACCATCGAGATTTCCAATGTTACCCGGGCTGCGGATACGCTTGCAGGAATTGCGGCCGGGTCCGGCGGTTATGTCTCCTCGGCAAGTATCAGCACCGGCTATAACGACCGGCTCACCGGTTCCGTTACCCTCCGTATCCCGGCCAACCGGTTCGAGGACGCGCTTAGCGGGATAAAAGGGATCGGGAAGGTCACGTACCTTTCCGTCCAGAGCCAGGACGTGACCTCCGAGTACGTGGACACGGCGGCAAAGATCGCTGCGTACAAAAACCAGATCGCCCAGTACAATGCGATCTTAAAAAATGCCACCGAGGTAAAGGATGTGCTCGCCGTCCAGCAGCAGATCGATATGGTCCAGACCGAGCTCGACCGGGCCACCGGCCAGATGAAATATCTCACGAGTCGGATCGACGACGCCACGATCTCGGTCTCGTTGCAGGAGCCAGAGCCGGTCGGCGGCCGGAGCGGCCACGACTTTATTACCGCAATCAATGACGGGATTGCCGGGTTCTTTGGCGTGATCGACGGCCTCATCGTGCTCGTGATCACCATTATCCCGATCCTTGTGATCGGCGGTGCCGCATATGCCGGTTACCGGTATTACCGGAAACGCCACCCGGCCGCAGCGCAGCAGAAGGAACTGGTAAAAAAGGAATAA
- a CDS encoding DUF2284 domain-containing protein encodes MKPAANRPGKYKFLVDAAKELGAADVKVIAAGDVIVEDRVALKCRAGCIGYGKKLTCPPHVPTPDQFRKILAEYHDALLVKFISPAEAENDVICSIYKYWLDPAAPADKKAKAEKFWKDHFNGTGSFAPLMLELERRAFNAGNPFALAFINGSCRLCEKCNVAGGICLHPTQARIPEHAVGVNMVATAKKANMQITFPVEGHPELMALLLID; translated from the coding sequence ATGAAGCCAGCAGCAAACCGGCCAGGGAAATACAAATTCCTTGTCGATGCAGCAAAAGAACTCGGCGCCGCGGACGTAAAAGTGATCGCAGCAGGTGACGTTATCGTTGAAGACCGCGTGGCCTTAAAGTGCCGGGCCGGATGCATCGGGTACGGGAAGAAACTCACCTGCCCGCCGCACGTCCCGACACCGGACCAGTTCCGGAAGATCCTCGCGGAGTACCACGATGCCCTGCTTGTAAAATTCATCTCGCCGGCAGAAGCGGAAAATGACGTGATCTGCTCGATCTACAAGTACTGGCTCGACCCCGCGGCCCCGGCCGACAAGAAAGCAAAAGCGGAAAAGTTCTGGAAGGACCACTTCAACGGCACCGGATCGTTTGCCCCGCTGATGCTCGAACTGGAGCGCCGTGCATTTAACGCGGGAAACCCGTTCGCATTAGCGTTCATCAACGGCTCGTGCCGGCTCTGCGAGAAGTGCAATGTAGCGGGCGGCATCTGCCTCCATCCCACGCAGGCCCGGATCCCCGAGCACGCGGTGGGCGTGAACATGGTAGCGACCGCAAAAAAAGCAAACATGCAAATTACGTTCCCGGTCGAGGGGCACCCTGAGCTCATGGCGCTCCTTCTTATAGACTAA
- a CDS encoding MBL fold metallo-hydrolase: MTEISLKPADRVEITVLVDNYLDIFVQPKTPVDRRLPFDPCRNLLAEHGLSCLVRVFSGKQEHAILMDAGLSKECMAWNARQLGISSNSIEAVVLSHGHFDHIGGLEAAVAGAGHQVPLVLHPDAFLERRMNSKNGIAKLPPLDAVALKKAGADILKRAGPSTLAAGHLLVTGEVERVMPFETGMPGMEMLAGGAWVTDPIKDDQAIVIPIKDRGLVILSGCAHAGIVNTVKYAQKITGVEKVHAVLGGFHLTGPAFASRIQPTIDAIKEIGPDYVVPMHCTGWDAINRFMAAMPEQCILNTVGTTYVFPGP; this comes from the coding sequence ATGACCGAAATATCCCTTAAACCCGCGGACCGGGTGGAGATCACGGTCCTCGTGGACAACTATCTCGATATCTTTGTACAGCCAAAAACGCCCGTGGACCGGCGCCTGCCCTTCGATCCCTGCCGCAATCTCCTTGCAGAGCACGGGCTCTCCTGCCTGGTCCGGGTATTCTCCGGAAAACAGGAGCACGCGATCCTCATGGATGCCGGGCTCTCAAAAGAGTGCATGGCCTGGAACGCACGGCAGCTCGGGATATCCTCAAACTCGATCGAGGCTGTAGTCTTAAGCCACGGCCACTTCGACCATATCGGCGGCCTCGAAGCTGCGGTTGCCGGCGCGGGACACCAGGTGCCGCTCGTCCTCCACCCGGATGCATTTTTAGAGCGGAGGATGAACAGCAAAAACGGGATCGCAAAGCTCCCGCCGCTCGATGCGGTAGCGCTCAAGAAAGCCGGGGCCGATATCCTCAAACGCGCAGGCCCGTCCACGCTTGCCGCCGGCCACCTGCTCGTTACGGGCGAAGTCGAACGGGTGATGCCATTCGAGACCGGGATGCCCGGGATGGAGATGCTTGCCGGTGGCGCATGGGTCACGGACCCGATAAAAGACGACCAGGCCATCGTGATACCGATCAAAGATCGGGGCCTCGTGATCTTAAGCGGCTGCGCCCATGCCGGGATTGTCAACACGGTAAAATACGCGCAGAAGATCACCGGTGTTGAAAAAGTCCACGCGGTCCTCGGCGGGTTCCACCTCACCGGCCCGGCCTTTGCGTCACGGATCCAGCCGACCATCGACGCGATAAAGGAGATCGGCCCCGACTACGTTGTCCCGATGCACTGCACCGGGTGGGACGCGATCAACCGGTTCATGGCCGCAATGCCGGAACAGTGTATCTTAAACACGGTCGGGACAACCTACGTATTCCCGGGGCCGTAA
- a CDS encoding formylmethanofuran dehydrogenase subunit B: MEVTVSDDRRTILSVKNACAIGSEKFNLQRTEERVTLPRLRQPDGSYKEISYDEAIDRTARMLVKSRKTLMFGWINTSCQAMSVGHAIAEKVGGIVDNGATICHGPSLIAIEDVGITTCTLGEVKNRADCVVFWGCNPAHVHPRHMSRYSIFPRGFFTKEGAKGRKIICIDCRYTDTARSSDLFIRIEQGFDYEFMDALRTALNGGRLSGSIAGVPAEQIHKLAEDFKRAKFGIIFLGMGLAQSVGRNHNIDMAINLTYDLNRYTKFVVMPMRVQGNVTGSGEVLGWQYGFPFAVDLSRGDQARHQTGETTAIDLLVRDEVEACLFVAADPAASFPIEATIHAVKKPLITIDPHINCTTELSDLHIPVAVDGVETCGCVYRMDTIPLEMRKVVDPPAGVLTDIELLKRIEKRVDELQAGK; the protein is encoded by the coding sequence ATCGAGGTCACCGTATCGGACGACCGGCGTACCATACTCTCGGTAAAAAACGCCTGTGCGATCGGTTCGGAAAAGTTCAACCTCCAGCGGACCGAGGAACGGGTCACCCTCCCGCGCCTGCGCCAGCCGGATGGATCCTATAAGGAAATATCGTACGACGAGGCCATCGACCGGACGGCAAGGATGCTTGTCAAATCCCGGAAAACCCTGATGTTTGGCTGGATCAATACCAGCTGCCAGGCGATGAGCGTCGGCCACGCAATAGCAGAAAAGGTCGGCGGGATCGTCGACAACGGCGCCACGATCTGCCACGGCCCGTCGCTTATCGCCATCGAGGACGTCGGGATCACCACCTGCACGCTCGGCGAGGTCAAGAACCGGGCTGACTGCGTGGTCTTCTGGGGCTGCAACCCGGCCCACGTCCACCCCCGGCACATGTCGCGCTACTCGATCTTTCCCCGGGGATTTTTCACAAAAGAGGGCGCGAAAGGCCGGAAGATTATCTGTATCGACTGCCGGTACACCGATACGGCCCGGAGCTCGGACCTGTTTATCCGGATCGAGCAGGGCTTTGATTACGAATTCATGGACGCGCTCCGCACGGCGCTGAACGGCGGCCGCCTCAGCGGGAGCATTGCCGGGGTCCCGGCCGAACAGATCCATAAACTGGCAGAGGACTTTAAACGGGCAAAGTTTGGCATAATCTTTTTAGGAATGGGTCTTGCCCAGTCGGTGGGCCGCAACCACAACATCGACATGGCCATCAACCTGACCTACGACCTCAACCGGTACACGAAGTTCGTGGTCATGCCGATGCGTGTCCAGGGCAATGTCACCGGCTCGGGCGAGGTGCTGGGATGGCAGTACGGTTTTCCCTTTGCCGTGGACCTCTCGAGAGGCGACCAGGCCCGGCACCAGACCGGCGAGACTACCGCGATCGATCTCCTAGTCCGCGACGAGGTCGAGGCGTGCCTCTTTGTGGCTGCCGATCCCGCGGCGAGTTTTCCCATCGAGGCAACGATCCATGCCGTAAAAAAACCCCTTATTACGATCGACCCGCACATCAACTGCACGACCGAGCTCTCCGATCTCCATATCCCGGTTGCCGTGGACGGGGTCGAGACCTGCGGCTGCGTGTACCGGATGGACACCATCCCCTTAGAGATGCGCAAAGTCGTGGATCCCCCCGCAGGAGTCCTCACCGATATCGAACTCTTAAAAAGGATCGAGAAACGCGTGGACGAACTCCAGGCGGGAAAATAA
- a CDS encoding DUF190 domain-containing protein, producing MLQNGMLMRIYIAESTKVNDKPASRYLPEFFLSRGLTGCTVYRGMSGFGHENRMRTVDVLQFSLDLPVIIDVIDTKEKIEAVLPEVEAMVADGLILVQDVRMCRKVPE from the coding sequence ATGTTGCAGAACGGCATGTTAATGCGCATCTATATCGCGGAATCGACAAAAGTCAACGATAAGCCGGCGAGCCGGTACCTGCCGGAATTTTTCCTCTCCCGCGGCCTGACCGGGTGCACGGTGTACCGGGGCATGAGCGGGTTTGGCCACGAGAACAGGATGCGGACGGTCGATGTCCTGCAGTTCTCGCTCGACCTGCCGGTCATCATCGACGTGATCGATACCAAAGAGAAGATCGAGGCCGTCCTCCCCGAGGTCGAGGCGATGGTAGCCGACGGCCTCATCCTGGTCCAGGACGTCCGCATGTGCCGGAAAGTGCCGGAGTAA
- the crcB gene encoding fluoride efflux transporter CrcB, producing the protein MDPALLVGIGGAAGSVFRFLLSKIPTRKGIPLGTLIVNVTGSLALAILVFSQSPADSRYFLGTGILGGYTTFSTFSYETFRMMENHDYYTMGANILTNAGGSLLGVLLGYWIVMG; encoded by the coding sequence ATGGACCCGGCGCTTCTCGTGGGTATCGGCGGGGCAGCCGGCTCGGTCTTCCGGTTTTTGCTCTCGAAAATCCCGACACGAAAAGGAATTCCGCTCGGGACACTCATCGTCAACGTGACCGGGAGCCTCGCCCTCGCCATCCTGGTCTTCTCGCAGTCGCCGGCCGACAGCAGGTACTTCCTTGGCACCGGAATCCTCGGGGGATATACCACGTTCTCGACCTTCTCGTACGAGACGTTCCGCATGATGGAAAATCATGATTATTATACGATGGGGGCAAACATCCTCACCAATGCGGGCGGCAGCCTCCTTGGCGTGCTGCTCGGGTACTGGATCGTGATGGGGTAA
- the crcB gene encoding fluoride efflux transporter CrcB, which produces MKPDLVPYALVAAGGFLGAVLRFWTGELFPSPAGTLIVNFFGSVLMGIFMYESIYIGAFDRRTRIFFATGVIGALTTFSALAVESFQAGPVTGMAYLLGSILLGLAGILAGRYIISYQRGI; this is translated from the coding sequence ATGAAGCCCGATCTTGTCCCGTACGCACTGGTTGCCGCCGGGGGGTTTCTCGGCGCGGTCCTGCGCTTCTGGACCGGCGAACTCTTCCCGTCGCCGGCCGGGACGCTTATCGTCAATTTTTTTGGGAGTGTGCTCATGGGCATCTTCATGTACGAATCGATCTATATCGGGGCGTTTGACCGGCGCACGCGGATCTTCTTTGCAACCGGGGTTATCGGGGCGCTTACCACGTTTTCCGCGCTCGCGGTCGAGAGCTTCCAGGCCGGGCCGGTGACGGGCATGGCATATCTCCTCGGCAGCATCCTGCTCGGTCTTGCCGGGATCCTTGCGGGCCGGTATATTATCTCGTACCAGCGGGGGATCTGA